A single window of Candidatus Paceibacterota bacterium DNA harbors:
- a CDS encoding AAA family ATPase yields the protein MGNQDIRRVLILAAGLPGVGKSTISRKVSAKIQARTVDIDDFKRTEVDPALVAQQIDPPEIRWRYYQKALEYVSSLFDQGVSVVVMDEVFHLSALRAQMEALCAKQNVQVLWVEVRCPYATVEKRLCSQERESHILSTAEALNMHLMFREIFEKFPANAENHLVIDNEDDANVDALVEKILERC from the coding sequence ATGGGAAACCAGGACATAAGAAGAGTTCTGATTTTGGCCGCCGGATTGCCGGGAGTGGGCAAATCAACAATCTCTCGAAAGGTGAGCGCCAAAATCCAAGCGAGAACTGTTGACATCGACGATTTCAAAAGAACCGAAGTCGACCCAGCTCTGGTGGCACAGCAAATCGACCCACCAGAGATCCGCTGGCGTTACTATCAAAAAGCCTTGGAATACGTGTCCAGTCTTTTTGATCAGGGAGTATCAGTTGTGGTAATGGATGAAGTATTTCATTTGAGCGCCCTCCGTGCTCAAATGGAAGCTCTCTGCGCGAAACAAAACGTGCAGGTGCTGTGGGTTGAAGTGCGGTGTCCGTACGCCACCGTCGAGAAACGCCTCTGCTCACAAGAGAGAGAGTCGCACATCCTGTCTACAGCAGAAGCCTTGAATATGCACCTTATGTTCAGGGAAATTTTCGAAAAATTTCCTGCCAATGCAGAAAATCACTTGGTCATCGACAACGAAGATGACGCCAACGTGGATGCTCTGGTAGAAAAGATTCTGGAAAGATGTTAG
- the dnaJ gene encoding molecular chaperone DnaJ: protein MAKDYYQILGVEKNASTDEIKKAFRTLAHKHHPDKKGGDSAKFKEASEAYSVLSDEKKRAEYDTYGRVFSEGGNTGGAGASGFEGFDFSQFTQGSEGFGGFDFGDIFGDFFGGRNSRTKRGRDISIDLELSFAESIFGSDRKVLLTKTSVCEHCKGSGAETGSEMITCSTCNGKGKIRETKRSLLGSFMVEKTCETCLGKGKVPKEKCHVCRGAGVTRKEQEIEVKIPVGVDDGEMVRLTGMGEAVAGGVSGDLYIKLHVHRHPLFKKEGNNLVTDLKIKLTDALLGTEYTLQTLDGEIKVKVPAGVTFGEVLRVKGKGVPMEKNHRGDLLIRLHIQLPTKLSREAQKALEALKKEGL from the coding sequence ATGGCAAAAGATTATTATCAAATTCTCGGTGTAGAAAAGAACGCTTCGACGGACGAAATCAAAAAAGCGTTCCGTACTCTCGCGCACAAACATCATCCTGACAAAAAAGGAGGGGACTCTGCGAAATTCAAAGAGGCGAGCGAGGCATACTCGGTGCTGTCTGATGAAAAGAAGCGCGCAGAATATGACACCTACGGGCGAGTGTTCAGCGAAGGCGGAAATACTGGAGGCGCTGGTGCAAGCGGATTCGAAGGGTTTGATTTCTCACAATTCACGCAAGGGTCGGAAGGATTTGGAGGCTTTGATTTCGGAGATATTTTCGGAGATTTCTTTGGGGGCAGAAATTCGAGAACAAAACGAGGGCGAGACATTTCGATTGACCTTGAACTTAGTTTTGCTGAATCAATTTTCGGCTCTGATAGGAAAGTACTTCTGACAAAAACGAGTGTTTGCGAGCATTGCAAAGGAAGCGGAGCGGAAACCGGATCAGAAATGATCACTTGTTCAACCTGCAACGGAAAAGGAAAGATCCGCGAAACAAAAAGATCCCTTCTCGGTTCATTTATGGTAGAGAAAACGTGCGAAACCTGTCTCGGAAAAGGAAAAGTGCCTAAAGAAAAATGTCATGTCTGCCGAGGTGCTGGCGTCACACGCAAAGAACAGGAGATCGAAGTCAAAATCCCTGTCGGAGTTGATGATGGAGAAATGGTTCGCCTCACCGGAATGGGAGAAGCTGTTGCCGGAGGAGTTTCGGGAGATTTGTACATCAAGCTTCACGTGCACCGACATCCGCTTTTCAAAAAAGAGGGAAATAATCTCGTCACTGATCTTAAAATTAAATTAACTGATGCGCTTCTCGGAACTGAATACACTTTGCAGACGCTTGATGGAGAAATCAAAGTAAAAGTTCCAGCTGGAGTAACTTTCGGCGAAGTACTTCGAGTGAAAGGAAAAGGCGTCCCAATGGAGAAAAATCATCGTGGAGACCTCCTTATTCGACTTCATATCCAATTGCCAACAAAGCTCTCTCGGGAGGCCCAGAAGGCTCTGGAAGCTCTTAAAAAGGAGGGTTTGTAG